In Cydia strobilella chromosome 6, ilCydStro3.1, whole genome shotgun sequence, one DNA window encodes the following:
- the LOC134742294 gene encoding sulfotransferase 1E1-like, translating to MENKVKIQELDSASQGLLTGFFPATFCPFLAHVKEAWELRHHPNMMFIFYEDMLKDVPLYIKRLADFLGKKLTDEQIVKLSEHLSFENFKNNKSVNPTWIAKSGNPDAEGFIRKGKSGTWREQFDDEMAAQAQRWMRENLAGSDLRFPDYTS from the exons ATGGAAAATAAAGTGAAAATTCAAGAGCTGGATTCTGCAAGTCAAGGACTTTTGACCGGATTTTTCCCAG CTACATTTTGCCCATTTTTGGCGCATGTAAAAGAAGCGTGGGAGCTCCGTCATCATCCAAATATGATGTTCATATTCTACGAAGATATGTTAAAG GATGTACCCTTATATATCAAACGGCTAGCAGATTTCCTTGGCAAGAAGCTAACGGATGAACAAATCGTCAAACTAAGTGAGCACTTGAGTTTTGAGAACTTCAAGAACAACAAGTCTGTGAACCCGACATGGATAGCTAAGAGTGGAAACCCCGATGCCGAGGGTTTTATTAGAAAAG gtaaatcGGGCACATGGCGCGAGCAGTTTGACGACGAGATGGCGGCGCAGGCGCAGCGCTGGATGCGCGAGAACCTCGCAGGCTCTGACCTGCGCTTTCCTGACTATACCTCCTAG